The Sphaerisporangium siamense genome includes the window TGATGCCCTTGGTGAGGGCGCCGGTGAGGTCGGCGACGGCGGCGAAGAGGGTCGCGACGAGGTCCTTGGCGTCCACGTCGCCCTTGACGTGCTTGGCGTTCTCGGCGTCGCTCGACATGGTCCGTCCTCCTGGTGAACGATGGCCTGTACGGTATCTGCGCCTCCTATACACGATATATCTCGTCAACCTGACATGTCCACCGCGTCGCCCCGCCCGCCCACCTCCGCCGGAGGGACCACAGGCCGGGCCGGATACCCTTACGGAAGTCAGGCCTCGTCATCCCCCGCCCGCGGACCTTCGCACGGAGCACCGCTCCGCGGCGGGCGCCCGCGGGCTCCCGCGACGGGGCCGTCCGGTCGAGCGGAAGGCAGTGCAGTGTTCGGTCGCAAGCCCCTCGAAGAACGCCTGGCCGAGCGTCGCGCCCAGTTGCCCCCGCTCCGCGAGGGCCGGCACTTCGAACACGGCCCGGCCAAGTTCGTGTTCATCTTCCTGATCGTGTTCGTCGTGCTGGGCCACTTCGTCGGCCTCTTCGTGCTGATGGCCCTGGACCTGCACTGACGGCGCCGGCCAGGCACACCAGACCTCTTTGACAAACCCCGGGGGGGTATATTACGGTCATGAGCGTGTCGAGGTACCCCAACCGGGTAGCCGTACATATGACGGGCAACGGAAACCGCCCGCCTCACGACCAAGGAGATGACATGAACACCGCCACCTACACCGTCGAGGGCATGACCTGCGGACACTGCGTCAGCTCGGTGAAGGAGGAGGTCGGCGAGGTCGAGGGCGTCGGCGCCGTCGACGTCGACCTGGCCACCGGGCTGCTCACCGTGTCCGGCGACGGCCCGCTGGACTCCGAGAAGATCGTCGCCGCGGTCGAGGCCGCGGGCTATCACGTGGCGGCCAGGCCATGAACGCCCCTGCCCGCTTCGGGGCCTACGTGCTCGGGCTCGCCGTCGTCTTCGGCGGCGCGCTCGGCGCGGGCCGGGCCGTGGGCCCGCTGGGCGCTCCCGCCGAGGCGGAGCACGCCGCCGCCCCCGGCCGTACGGCCGCACCGATCGCCGCTGATACCCCCGGGGGGCTCCAGGTGTCCGAGAACGGCTACACGCTCACTCCCGTCGGCGCGGCCATCGAGCCGGGCGAGACCACCGACTACCGCTTCACGGTGACCGGCCCGGACGGCAGGCCGGTCACGGCGTACCAGGTCCAGCACGAGAAGAAGCTCCACTTCATCGTGGTCTCGCGCGACCTGGCCACCTTCCGGCACCTGCACCCGGTCGAGGCCGGGGGCGGCGTCTGGTCGGTGCCGCTCACGCTCCCGGCCGCCGGGGCCTACCGCGCCTTCGCCGACTTCGCTCCCGAGGGCGGCGAGGCCCTCACGCTCGGCGCCGACCTGTTCGTGCCGGGCGCCTACACGCCGGGGCCTCTCCCCGCGGCCTCCCGCACGGCCACCGTGGACGGCTACACCGTCACCCTCGGCGGCGACCTGACGGCGGGCAGGTCGAGCATGCTCACGCTGTCCGTCCGCAAGGACGGCCGCCCGGTCACCGATCTGCAGCCGTACCTCGGCGCGTACGGCCACCTGGTGGCGCTGCGCGCGGGCGACCTGGCCTACCTGCACGTCCACCCCGACGGCGAGCCCGGCGACGGGACCACGAAGCCGGGCCCCGACGTCGCCTTCCACGTCGAGGCGCCGAGCGCCGGGAGCTACCGCCTGTTCCTGGACTTCCGGCACGGCGGCGAGGTTCGCACCGCCGCCTTCACGGTCACCGCGGGCCAGGCCGCGCCGGCGACGCCCGGCGCGTCCGAGAGCCCGGGCGGGCACGGCGGGTCCGGCGGGTCCGGCGGGTCCGGCGGGCACGGTCACTGATCGAGAGACGGGAGGATCGGTGATGGGTTCCGTCATCGACGACCGGCAGAACGTGGTCGAGCTCTCGATCGGCGGCATGACCTGCGCGTCCTGCGCCAACCGCGTCGAGCGCAAGCTGAGGACGGCCGTGACGGTGACCTTGCCCGTCATGTCGGCGCGCAACTACGGTTGCCGGAACAAATGTCCGGAAAGAGAGGACGGCGTAGGGTGCCCGACGCCTACGTGCTCGACTACGTCAGAACCCCGCGTGCCAAGGGCTCGCCCCGGGGGTCCCTGCACCACATGAGCCCGGTCGATCTGGTCGTCCTGCTTCAGCGGGCGCTGGTCGAGCGCACCGGCCTGGATCCCGCCGCCGTCGAGGACGTCGTCGTGGGCTCGGCGTCCCAGGTGGACGAGCAGGGCGCCAACCTGGCCCGCACCGCCACCCTGCTCGCCGGCTGGGGCGAGGGCGTCCCGGGCGGCACGCTGAACCGCTTCTGCGCCTCGGGCGCCGACGCCGTGGCCCAGACCGCGGCGCGGATCCGCGCGGGTGACCTGGACCTCGGGGTGGCGGGCGGCGTGGAGAGCGTCTCGCGGGTGCCGATGTTCAGCGACCGCGGCCCGCTGTGGACGGACGCGGAGACGGTCCGGCGGACCGGGGCCATCCACATGGGCGTCGCGGCCGACCTCAACGCCACCCTCGACGGCTGGACCCGTGAGGAGCTCGACGCCTACGGCCTGGAGACCCAGCGCAAGGCCGCCGCCGCGTGGGACCGCGGCGACCACGCCGGCTCGGTGATCCCGGTGCCCCGCGCCGACGGCACGGCGTTCGCCCGCGACGAGCTGATCCGCGCGGACACCACGGCGGGGACGCTGGCCGCCCTGCCGCCCGCGTTCGAGGAGGCCGGCACGGCCGGGCAGGACGAGGTGGCGCTGGCCGCCTACCCGGAGGCCGGGAAGATCTCCCACCTGCACACCGTGGGCACCTCCCCCGCGCTCGCCGACGGCGCGGCGCTGCTGCTGCTCGGCACCGCGGAGCGCGCCGCGCGTCTCGGGCTGCGGCCGCGGGCGCGCGTGGTCGCCACGGCCACGGCCGCCGTCGACCCGGTGCTCATGCTCACCGCCGGGCAGGAGGCCGTCGAGCGGGTCGTCGCCAAGGCGGGACTGCGGCCCTCCGACGTCGACGTGTTCGAGTTCGCCGAGTCGTTCGCCGCGCTGTGCCTGCGCCTGCGGCGCGACCTGTCCGCGGGCCCCGACCGGCTCAACCCGGGCGGCGGCACGATCGCGATGGGCCACGCGTTCGGCGCGACCGGCGCGATCATGGTGGGCGGCTGCGCCGAGGAGCTGGACCGGCGCGGCGGACGCTACGGCGTGGCGGCCGTCAGCGGCGCGGCCGGGCTGGGCGTGGCCGTCCTGATCGAACGGGTCGCCCTGTGAGGTGCCCGCTCAGTACGGCAGCGTGTAGCTCGTGAAGCGCGGGGCGACGTAGGGGCCCTTGAACTTCGGATACGCGACGGTCCTGACGTCGCCGTCGGAGGTGTAGCGGTCCTCCGGGTGGGCGTTCAGCCAGTCCAGCCAGGCCGTCGAGCAGAAGCGGGCGCAGTCGCCGACCTTGTCCATGGCGCGGATGCGGGGGATGCCGAGCGGGTCGAAGTCCTTGCTGAACGGCGAGGCCGCCGGGGTGTACCCGGCGAGGAAGACGCCGGTGTACGTGTAGTGGACGTTGCCGGCGTCGCCGCGCATCGCCCAGTTCTTGGTGCTCGGCTGGTTGCCGTAGGGCAGCGCCAGCGTCGCGGGCGCGGTCCTGATCAGGTCGGTGATCAGCTTGTGGCCGGCGGCGATCTGGCCCATCACCTGGTCCTGGGAGCGCCCGCGCAGGTTGAGGTGGTCACGCGTGTGGTTGCCGACGTCGAAGCCGTTGTCGCGCAGCCAGCCGAGCGTCTGCGCCTGCGCCTCGGCCCCGAAGGTGCCGAACATGTCCTTGATGACGTAGAAGGTGCCGACCGGCCGGAAGCCCGGGTGTTTGCGGGCGACGTCCATGAGGATGCCGACGGCGGTGTCGGGCTTGGGCTTTCCGGAGCCGTCCAGGGTGAGCTGGGAGGGCGAGGAGTCGTCGAACGTCAGCACGACGGGGTGGCGCCCCGCCGGGATGGCGATCTTGCCGGTGGTGTACTCGCGGGCGGTGATGGGGACGTAGCCCTCCCTCGCCAGGCGTTCCAGCTCGGTGCGGAACTGCTCGGGGGTCCGGTCGTCGGTCCCAGCGGGCTTGGGCACGATGCGGTGGTACATCAGCACCGGGATCTGGCCGAGCTCGTTGGCCTTGGCCTTGGCCGCGGTGGCGGCGGCCGCCTTGCGCGCCTCCTGCGCGGACTGTTTGCCCCCCTTGGCGGGCTGCGCCACCACCTTGGACGGCTGTTCGTCCGCGCATCCGGTGAGCGCGAGCGCGCTCAGCGACAGCACTCCGGCCGTTCCGAGTATCCCGAGACGCCGCATCGTCCCCCCAAGCCGCTCAGAGCAGTGAGATACGACTCTCCTACCCGACCGGCCGGGGGTACGCACACGTTCCGAAGTCGCGCGAACACCAAAAGTGACACCCTGTTGTCCATGTTCGGTACGGGCCCTGCATATCACCTATAAGGGACGGCGGTCCGCGTCACTTCGCGGTCTCCCCCGCGCGGGACCGGATGCCGGTGAGGCGGCGGAAGATGTCCCACCAGAAGGGTCCGCCGAACAGCACGGCGACGAACGTGACGAGGAAGCCCGGCCAGTGGCCGGGGGTGACGAGGCGGTGCAGCCACTCGCCGCCGTTCCACCGCCACCGCGGGGACCCACTGTCGGGGATCGTCACCGACACCGGGGCGTTGCCGACGATCTTCACGAAGGCGGGCGAGGACAGCACCTCGGTGACGCAGGCGTACGGGTCGGCGGGGTGCTCGGGGCACTTGTCGCGCAGGGACTCCAGCGACGCGGTGCCGCCGTCCGCCAGGACCGCGACCTGGGCGCGGACGGCGTTGTCGGTGAGGATCGCCCGGCCGTACTCCAGCGAGTCCAGGCTGAACAGCAGCGTGACGGCCAGGCCGAGCGCGGCGATGACCCACTTGACGTACCGGCGGTAGAGCATGGTCAGCCGGCGCATCTCGCCGTCGAACCAGTCCTCCACGCCCTTGCGGAAGGCGTCCAGGTCGCCGTGCGCGGCGTCCCACACGCCCTTGAGCGGCCCGTACAGCGGGCTGCCGTCGGCCTTGAGCTTCTCCAGGAACGCGGTGACCCCGCCCTCCCCCGCGACGATCTCCATGATCGCCACGCTGAAGCGCGGCGGCGGGATGGAGGCGATGCTGGTCCTGCCGTCCTTGCGGTGGTCGATCTCGCGCAGCCGTTCGTACAGCCGCCCGGACCAGGTGGTGGCCGTGCTCTGGACGGGCGCCGGGAGGGGGCTGAAGACCGGCCGGGCGTCCTTGCTGAAGGGGAGCCGGGCGAAGACCTCGGCGAGGGTGCCGGGGATCCAGGACTTCTTGCCGTCCGGCCCGTCGAGGGTGTCCCGCAGGTAGGCCCACAGGAACTTGCCCCGGATGCCGAGCAGGCGGACG containing:
- a CDS encoding acetyl-CoA C-acyltransferase yields the protein MPDAYVLDYVRTPRAKGSPRGSLHHMSPVDLVVLLQRALVERTGLDPAAVEDVVVGSASQVDEQGANLARTATLLAGWGEGVPGGTLNRFCASGADAVAQTAARIRAGDLDLGVAGGVESVSRVPMFSDRGPLWTDAETVRRTGAIHMGVAADLNATLDGWTREELDAYGLETQRKAAAAWDRGDHAGSVIPVPRADGTAFARDELIRADTTAGTLAALPPAFEEAGTAGQDEVALAAYPEAGKISHLHTVGTSPALADGAALLLLGTAERAARLGLRPRARVVATATAAVDPVLMLTAGQEAVERVVAKAGLRPSDVDVFEFAESFAALCLRLRRDLSAGPDRLNPGGGTIAMGHAFGATGAIMVGGCAEELDRRGGRYGVAAVSGAAGLGVAVLIERVAL
- a CDS encoding polysaccharide deacetylase family protein yields the protein MRRLGILGTAGVLSLSALALTGCADEQPSKVVAQPAKGGKQSAQEARKAAAATAAKAKANELGQIPVLMYHRIVPKPAGTDDRTPEQFRTELERLAREGYVPITAREYTTGKIAIPAGRHPVVLTFDDSSPSQLTLDGSGKPKPDTAVGILMDVARKHPGFRPVGTFYVIKDMFGTFGAEAQAQTLGWLRDNGFDVGNHTRDHLNLRGRSQDQVMGQIAAGHKLITDLIRTAPATLALPYGNQPSTKNWAMRGDAGNVHYTYTGVFLAGYTPAASPFSKDFDPLGIPRIRAMDKVGDCARFCSTAWLDWLNAHPEDRYTSDGDVRTVAYPKFKGPYVAPRFTSYTLPY
- a CDS encoding heavy-metal-associated domain-containing protein → MNTATYTVEGMTCGHCVSSVKEEVGEVEGVGAVDVDLATGLLTVSGDGPLDSEKIVAAVEAAGYHVAARP